Within Lolium rigidum isolate FL_2022 chromosome 5, APGP_CSIRO_Lrig_0.1, whole genome shotgun sequence, the genomic segment TCCTCCAACGAGGGATCCCCTGCCGATTTGCTTGACTCTCCTTCCTCgcgcgccgtcgccatgatcaccccacccctaaaccctagatcgtAGACCACCAAGGCTGGGCAGTCGACCAGGTCGACCCCTTGGTCAGCCCGAGTAGCCCTTCACCAGGAAGAGAGGGATGGGAGGTAGAACGTGGAGGGACGGAAACCCGATCGCCGGAGATCAAAATCGCCGGTGCGGTAGAGAAACCCTAGAAAAGGTAGATTTTTAAGGTAAGTGAGAACTTCTTGCTAGACAACTTAACTAGGACGGAGTAGAGAACAGCTCCTAGGGTTCCCATTCCATAACGTTGCCAAAGCCCAAACAATAATTTCTTTGAGGAAATAAAGCCCACGTAAGTCAGTGCCTGGTAGTTTGGCCCGCCGGGCTGTATGGAGTATGCATATTGGCCCGTATGGAACTGAAAGGCCTACACCAAGCGAGCACACAGACGCAGAAGCTGTCATGGCTCTCAGGTGCgcagctggcggcggcggcggcggcgcctactTGACGCCGCCGAGAAGCAGATGCTGCGGCGCCGGCGCTGCACGGCCTGCTGCCACCACCACGAGGATTCAAGGGCTCAGCGCCCTCCTGAAGGTCCGGTACTCACCATGCTCCAAAGTTCCAAGGGTATTGGTAAGCTGCCACGCATCTGCTCTTTGTTCCTTTTGGATCTTAATCCAAACCCAGATAACTAAGTCGATTCCTTGTAGCGCTGCTCGACTGATTCCCCTCCTCCACGGGATGATCAGAACTTAGTTCGAAATGATGGGAGAAacgatgcgtgggatgcgctgaAGGCCATGGTCGCCGACATGTTCAGACCCCTGGCTCGCAACCTCTCAGACATCCGATCGCTTCGCTCTGTCTATGACCTCGAGGATTACCAAATCGGCATGCTATTTGGTAATATGTAGTACTCCTTCCTGACATTAAACTGAAAACGGCTCCAAAATGAAGCATTTGGATCCATTCTGTATTTTACTGATTTTGTTACTGCTTGTACATTTGCAATTGTGTAGGCTCTTTTCTTGGCTGCGTCGGGTGCTACCAGCTGTGGAAGGTTGCTCCCTCTGTCTTTGTTGATGCCGCCCTTGCCTATGGATTCTATAAGCTTAGCGTTGTGTCCTCTGAGCTGCGTCGGCAAGGCAAATGCAATGATATCATAACCCGTTTGAAATTTGGTAAGTATGTAGTACTGCTTTGACATTGTCTTCGTAATGTAACGGTAAAGGCCAATCTAGTTCTCAT encodes:
- the LOC124657227 gene encoding uncharacterized protein LOC124657227, whose amino-acid sequence is MALRCAAGGGGGGAYLTPPRSRCCGAGAARPAATTTRIQGLSALLKVRYSPCSKVPRVLRCSTDSPPPRDDQNLVRNDGRNDAWDALKAMVADMFRPLARNLSDIRSLRSVYDLEDYQIGMLFGSFLGCVGCYQLWKVAPSVFVDAALAYGFYKLSVVSSELRRQGKCNDIITRLKFGIVAIMAAKDFTKSYELLDIVKLPVFFLYLSTFIFDMGGMKQYAKHYLIFTINLLRMKGGFQELLRMMFYPNYISPYDDCFRRK